In Brevibacterium pigmentatum, the sequence CTTCGAGCAGGATCGACCCGGTCTCGCGCAGGATGGCGAACGCCCTCGGAACGATGAGTGCCGCAATGATCAGGGCGGCCACGGCGTCGGCACGGTCCCAACCGAAGAGCCAGATCGCCAGGGCAGCGAGAATCACGGCCACCGAGCCGAGCGCGTCGGCGATGACTTCGAGGAACGCCGCTTTGATATTGAGGGAGTCTTCCTTCGACGAGCTGAGGATGACGATGGAGACGAGGTTTCCGACGAGGCCGATGGCGCCGAAGATCAGCAGGCCCGGACCGGGCACCTCCGGCGGGAGGAAGAACCGACGGATCCCTTCGATGAGGCTGTAGACGCCGAGGCCCAACAGCAGAGTCGCCTGCGCTCCGGCCGCGAGCACTTCTGCCCGGCGGAATCCCCAGGTCTTCTGTCCGACCGTCGGCCTGCTGACCAAGCTCGCCGCGAAGAGTGCGATGCCGATGCCGATGAGATCGACGGCGTTGTGGCCGGTGTCGATGAGCAGCGCGAGACTGCCCGTGACCACCGAGCCGATGAGCTGAAACACGAAGATCGTCGCGACGATGCCGAAGACGATCCGCAGCTGCCGCCGCGAACCCGAACCATGCGCATGATCGTGAGCCATAGATACCTCCTCGACTCAACACATTAACATATGCACATTTATTTATGCATCTAATCAATCTCGACGAAGAATAAGAGCACACCGGGCCCTTGCCGCAGGGCACATCGTCGCCCGGCCGCCCAGCACCGTAGCGCGCGCCACTGAAGAAACGGCCGCCGAGGATGTCCTCGGCGGCCGCTGCCTGCATGATGTGGTCGCCCCTCCCGGGGCGGCGGTCAGCTCTGGGTGCCCTTGCTGTCGTCGTCCCGATCATCGCCGGGCTCATCGCTGTCAGGGATATCTGCCGCATCCGCCCCGGACGCGCCTGAACCGCTCTCGTCGAGGCGGCGCTTCGCCTCATCGATATAGGCCTGCACATCGAAGCCGGTGGCCTTCTTCACCTCGTTTCCGATCCGGTCGAGATCGACGCCGCTGTCATCGAGGAAGGCCTTCGGGTCGAACCCGGCGCCTTTCGATCGCGGACCAGCAGACGCATCGTCTGCGACGACTCCGTCGACGACTTCGTCCGAGGCGAGGCCCGTCCCGGACGAACCACCTGGGGTGTTCCCGCCAGGACCGCCGTTTCCACCGGGCCCGCCCGAATCTTCACCGCTCGCGCCGGCTCCACCGGAGCTCTTCGCCTTGGCCACGAGGTCGGTGAGGTCGACACCGGTCGTTCCCCGCACGACTTCGAGGACCTGCGAGAGGTTGTTCGACACGGAGTTCGCGAGCTTCGACTCGCCATCGGTGGACACGATCGAGAGGTCCTTGATGTTCGCGTACGGCGCGACGAGCTCGCCGGCCACGGTCGGCAGAACCTCGAGCACCTTCGACAGCACGGCCGCGTCGTTGAACTGCTTGTACGCCTCGGCCTGAGCCCTCAGCGCTTCGGCTTCGGCCTCACCGCGAGCACGGATCGCATCAGCTTCGGCTTCGCCTTCGAGGCGGATCGCTTCGGCGTCCTTCGAGCGGCGATGCAGTTCTGCGGCCGCCTCGGCCCGACCCTGCGCCTCGATCTCGTACGCACGGGCGTCGGCGGCGGCCTGCTGCCGGTAGCGTTCGGCGTCCGCGGGTCGGCGCACCTCGGCGTCGAGCTGTTCGGCACGCAGCTCCGCAGCTTCCTTCGCCACGATCCGGTCCTTCTCGAGCAGCTTCTGCTTCTCGGCCGCGGCGGCCAGCGGGCCGGCGTTGTCGGCAGTCGCCTGCCGCTGATCGGCCTCTTCCTTGAGCGCAGCGCGGCGCAGAGCCAGCTGCTGCTGCTGTTCGGCGATCGCCTGATCGGTCAGCGCCTGCTGCTTCTGCGTCTCCTCGTTCTGCTGCGCCTGCTCGACGGCCGACGCACGGCCGGCGTTCGCCTCGGCGATGGCGGCGTTCTTCGCCACCTCGGCGGCCTGCGGGCGACCCCAGTCGCGCAGGTAGCTGCCTTCGTCCTCGACCGCCGAGATCTGGAACGTGTCGATGATGAGGCCCTGGTTGTTCATCGAGTGCGCGGATTCCTCCTGCACCTGCGCGGCGAAGGAGGCGCGGTCCTGGATGATCTGCTCGACGGTGAGCGTGCCGACCACGGCGCGCAGGGTACCCGAGAGGATCTCCTTCGAGTAGTGGTCGATCTGGTCCTGCTGGTCGAGGAAGCGCTGTGCGGCCTTGCGCACATCATCCTCGGTGCCGCCGACTTTGACCTGGGCGACTCCGCGCAGACGCAGGGCGATGCCGTTGATGGAGATGCCGTCGATCTCGACGGAGATCTGCCGCGAGGACAGCGACAGGATGAACGCCTTCTGCACGATCGGGTAGACGACCGAGCGGCCACCGATGACGATGCGGCCGGTCCCCGAGGCGCCCGAGGCGTTCCGGCCGGTGATGATGAGCGCCTCGGACGGTGAGGCGATCTTGTACGAGCGCAAGATCACGAACAGCGCGATCAGGATGATGATCACGAGGACGCCGATTCCTCCGGCGCCGAAGAGCAGGTCCATCAGTGGGCCTTTCATCGCAGTGGGATGTGCCGACCGACCGATCGCCGGCCAGCCCCTTTCATCCTAGGCCAGCCCACTGCGTCGCAACAGGGCAGAAACTCGCCGAGGCGGCCGGCCCGGTCGTCTCTCGCGCGGCGATCGTCAGCCCTCGCCCCACCGGCGCAGTGATCAAGTTCACTTGCCCCATTCGCCGGGAGGGCCAGCCAGCAGCAGACCCGAGAAGACGAGGATGACGAAGATGATGCCCAGCCCGATGGCCAGCCAGGGGTTACGGATGCACCACGAGGTGAGCTTCTCGAACCAGGTCTGCGGGGTACGACCGTTACGGCCCAGACCCCAGTCGCCTTCAAGGGATCCAGTCTTCTCCACCGACCGCTCGAAGGGAATCGTGGCGTAGGGAATGATCGCCGACCCGAGGCCCGTGGCGATGCGCCGTTTGCTCCACTGCTGCGAGGCGCCGACGCCGATGACGGCGATGACGAAGCAGATGAAGATGAAGCCGTGGATGCCTCCGCCGATCCGCACTCCCACCTCGGTGGTTTGGGTGACGTATTTGAGGAACATGCCGATCAGCAGCAGAGTCCAGGTGACGGTCTCGGCGATGGCGAAGAAGGTGAAGAAACGTTTGGGAGTCACAGAAGACCATTGTCCCTTGACGGGTTGGGCGTCAGCTGAAGACCGCCGCCGACTGAGCGGAATCGTCTCAGTCCGGAGTTCCACCAAGTCGGAGTCCACTCCCCCGGTCCAGTCAGGTCACGGACACAACTGCGCGGGCCGGTGACCTCCTCGGTCACCGGCCCGCGCAGTTCGTGCCCCTCACCGAGACGGCGCGTCATCGTCGATCAGATCTCGACGAAGCTCCGCCTCGGTGACGGTGTGATTCCTCTGCTCAGCCGCGGCGGCGGCGCGAACCCAGCGTCATCGCCAGACCGAGCGCGATGAGCGCTCCGGCCGACAGGATCAGCGGCAGGGCTTCGTTGCCGGTGCGCGGCAGGTCTCCTCCGCCGCCACCGTTGCCGCCGTCACCGGCTCCGGGTCCGTCACCCTCGGCGACAACTTCGAAGGATCCGGTCAGCGGGTCTCCGCCTTCGCAGTCGACGGTGACATCGTAGGTTCCGATGTAGCTGTCGACCATCGACTCGTCGAGTCCGCGG encodes:
- a CDS encoding DUF3817 domain-containing protein yields the protein MTPKRFFTFFAIAETVTWTLLLIGMFLKYVTQTTEVGVRIGGGIHGFIFICFVIAVIGVGASQQWSKRRIATGLGSAIIPYATIPFERSVEKTGSLEGDWGLGRNGRTPQTWFEKLTSWCIRNPWLAIGLGIIFVILVFSGLLLAGPPGEWGK
- a CDS encoding cation diffusion facilitator family transporter; amino-acid sequence: MAHDHAHGSGSRRQLRIVFGIVATIFVFQLIGSVVTGSLALLIDTGHNAVDLIGIGIALFAASLVSRPTVGQKTWGFRRAEVLAAGAQATLLLGLGVYSLIEGIRRFFLPPEVPGPGLLIFGAIGLVGNLVSIVILSSSKEDSLNIKAAFLEVIADALGSVAVILAALAIWLFGWDRADAVAALIIAALIVPRAFAILRETGSILLEEAPKELDLDKVREHLEAVEHVQEVHDLHITRIDSNLPVLTAHVVLADDCFYDGHAPRILKALQECLTEHHKIAIEHSTFQFDRAVDAAEETHTHD
- a CDS encoding flotillin family protein; amino-acid sequence: MDLLFGAGGIGVLVIIILIALFVILRSYKIASPSEALIITGRNASGASGTGRIVIGGRSVVYPIVQKAFILSLSSRQISVEIDGISINGIALRLRGVAQVKVGGTEDDVRKAAQRFLDQQDQIDHYSKEILSGTLRAVVGTLTVEQIIQDRASFAAQVQEESAHSMNNQGLIIDTFQISAVEDEGSYLRDWGRPQAAEVAKNAAIAEANAGRASAVEQAQQNEETQKQQALTDQAIAEQQQQLALRRAALKEEADQRQATADNAGPLAAAAEKQKLLEKDRIVAKEAAELRAEQLDAEVRRPADAERYRQQAAADARAYEIEAQGRAEAAAELHRRSKDAEAIRLEGEAEADAIRARGEAEAEALRAQAEAYKQFNDAAVLSKVLEVLPTVAGELVAPYANIKDLSIVSTDGESKLANSVSNNLSQVLEVVRGTTGVDLTDLVAKAKSSGGAGASGEDSGGPGGNGGPGGNTPGGSSGTGLASDEVVDGVVADDASAGPRSKGAGFDPKAFLDDSGVDLDRIGNEVKKATGFDVQAYIDEAKRRLDESGSGASGADAADIPDSDEPGDDRDDDSKGTQS